In the genome of Pseudopipra pipra isolate bDixPip1 chromosome 4, bDixPip1.hap1, whole genome shotgun sequence, one region contains:
- the ANXA5 gene encoding annexin A5, with translation MAKYTRGTVTAFSPFDARADAEALRKAMKGMGTDEETVLKILTSRNNAQRQEIASAFKTLFGRDLVDDLKKELTGKFETLMVSLMRPAYIFDAHALKHAIKGAGTNEKVLTEILASRTPAEVQQIKQVYLQEYEANLEDKITGETSGHFQRMLVVLLQANRDPDVGVDESLVEQDAQVLFRAGELKWGTDEEKFITILGTRSVSHLRRVFDKYMTISGFQIEETIDRETSGDLEKLLLAVVKCIRSVPAYFAETLYYSMKGAGTDDDTLIRVMVSRSEIDLLDIRREFRKNFAKSLYQMIQKDTSGDYRKALLLLCGGDDE, from the exons tACACGAGAGGCACCGTGACAGCCTTCTCTCCTTTTGATGCCagagctgatgcagaagctcTTCGTAAGGCCATGAAGGGAATGG GGACTGATGAAGAAACTGTACTAAAGATCCTGACCAGCAGAAACAATGCTCAGCGACAAGAAATTGCATCTGCCTTTAAAACCTTGTTTGGCAGG GATCTCGTAGATGACCTGAAAAAGGAACTTACTGGCAAATTTGAAACGTTGATGGTGTCTTTGATGAGACCAGCATATATTTTTGATGCTCATGCACTGAAGCATGCCATCAAG ggagcaggaaccAATGAGAAAGTGTTGACTGAAATTCTTGCCTCCAGAACACCCGCAGAAGTGCAGCAGATTAAACAGGTTTATCTGCAAG AGTATGAGGCCAACCTGGAGGACAAGATCACAGGAGAAACATCAGGCCATTTCCAGAGGATGCTGGTGGTCCTGCTGCAG GCGAACAGAGATCCTGATGTTGGAGTTGATGAGAGTCTTGTTGAGCAGGATGCTCAG GTCTTGTTTAGAGCTGGGGAGCTGAAATGGGGAACAGATGAAGAAAAGTTCATCACCATCTTGGGAACCCGCAGCGTTTCCCACCTCAGGAGGG TGTTTGACAAGTACATGACTATTTCTGGCTTCCAAATTGAAGAGACCATTGACCGGGAAACCTCTGGTGACTTGGAGAAGCTGCTTTTGGCAGTTG TGAAATGCATCCGAAGTGTGCCTGCCTATTTTGCTGAGACTCTGTATTACTCCATGAAG GGGGCTGGCACTGATGATGACACCCTGATCAGAGTCATGGTTTCCAGGAGTGAAATCGATCTGTTGGATATTAGGCGGGAATTCAGGAAGAACTTTGCAAAATCCTTGTATCAGATGATTCAG AAAGACACGTCTGGGGACTACAGgaaagccctgctgctgctctgtggtggCGATGATGAGTAA